In Neorhizobium galegae, the following proteins share a genomic window:
- a CDS encoding 3-phosphoshikimate 1-carboxyvinyltransferase, with product MMGRAKLTILRPGKPLSGRAVPPGSKSITNRALLLAGLASGTSRLTGALRSDDTRYMADALRAMGVSVDEPDETTFVVTGSGKLLPPSAPLFLGNAGTATRFLTAAVASVDGTVVVDGDEHMRKRPIGPLVAALKSLGIDAEAPTGCPPVTVRGNGHFASGRVEIDAGLSSQYVSALLMAGPLVSQGANAPLTVALAGAEIGARGYVDLTLAAMQAFGAKVEQIDAATWKVEPTGYKAADFVIEPDASAATYLWAAEVLTGGAIDLGVAATAFTQPDAKAYELIAQFPHLPAEIDGSQMQDAIPTLAVLAAFNETPVCFTGIANLRVKECDRVRALSLGLNAIREGLATEEGDDLIVASDPSLAGQTLPAEINTFADHRIAMSFALAGLMIGGITILDPDCVAKTFPSYWDVLASLGVEYTDIV from the coding sequence ATCATGGGTAGAGCCAAACTCACCATCCTGCGGCCGGGCAAGCCGCTTTCCGGACGCGCCGTGCCGCCGGGCTCGAAATCGATCACCAACCGCGCGCTGCTTCTGGCGGGCCTCGCCAGCGGTACCAGCCGGCTGACCGGCGCCCTGCGGAGCGACGATACCCGCTACATGGCCGATGCATTGCGGGCCATGGGTGTTTCTGTCGACGAGCCGGACGAGACGACCTTTGTCGTCACCGGTAGCGGCAAGCTTCTGCCGCCATCCGCCCCGCTGTTCCTCGGCAATGCCGGCACCGCGACCCGGTTTCTGACCGCAGCCGTCGCTTCGGTCGATGGCACCGTCGTCGTCGATGGTGACGAACACATGCGCAAGCGGCCGATCGGCCCGCTGGTCGCTGCCCTGAAATCGCTCGGCATCGACGCCGAGGCGCCCACCGGCTGCCCGCCGGTGACGGTTCGCGGCAACGGCCATTTCGCTTCCGGCCGCGTCGAGATCGATGCCGGTCTCTCCAGCCAATACGTCTCTGCGCTGCTGATGGCGGGGCCGCTTGTCAGCCAAGGCGCCAACGCCCCCTTGACGGTTGCGCTGGCCGGCGCGGAAATCGGCGCCCGCGGTTATGTCGACTTGACGCTCGCCGCCATGCAGGCCTTCGGCGCCAAGGTCGAGCAGATCGACGCCGCGACCTGGAAGGTCGAGCCGACCGGCTACAAGGCCGCGGATTTCGTGATCGAACCCGATGCGTCGGCCGCCACCTATCTCTGGGCCGCGGAAGTCTTGACCGGTGGCGCCATCGATCTTGGCGTGGCGGCCACCGCCTTTACCCAGCCGGATGCCAAGGCTTACGAACTGATCGCCCAATTCCCGCACCTGCCGGCCGAAATCGACGGCTCGCAGATGCAGGATGCGATCCCGACGCTTGCCGTGCTCGCCGCCTTCAACGAGACGCCGGTGTGCTTCACCGGCATCGCCAACCTGCGCGTCAAGGAATGCGACCGGGTGAGGGCGCTCTCGCTAGGCCTCAACGCCATCCGCGAAGGCCTTGCGACGGAAGAAGGCGACGACCTGATCGTCGCCTCCGATCCCTCGCTCGCCGGCCAGACCCTGCCGGCCGAGATCAATACCTTCGCCGACCATCGCATCGCCATGAGTTTCGCGCTGGCGGGTCTGATGATCGGCGGCATCACCATTCTCGATCCGGATTGCGTCGCCAAGACCTTCCCCAGCTATTGGGACGTGCTGGCCTCGCTCGGGGTTGAGTACACGGACATAGTTTAA
- a CDS encoding DUF2207 domain-containing protein: protein MRWFSGLGLALLFSLLAALPAAAEEYIRSYHSDIQVAENGDLTVTETIIANAEGDKIKRGLFRDFPLTMTDAAGRTVRVGFEVVSVTRDGQAEPFHTESVTGGIRIYSGDKDVFLQDGEHTFVFTYKTDRQIRYFGDHDELYWNVNGNGWEFRIAQASARVILPGSARITQTVAYTGPLGSTARNARMQANGNQAVFTTTRPLGMQEGLTIVAGFPKNVVAPPSKDQESAWWWRDNIGTIISIVGLVLVVGYYAAFWVRVGRDPDRGVVVPRWDAPEGLSPALVNYIDNKGFSGSGWTAFAASALDLAVKGYVTLEDLAEKIVIRRTDKAVPRDVPIGQASILGSIGAKGQELIIDEAHGTTVQSIGASFRQAIEKEHRGKYYNGNKGYVIGGVVLSVLSIVALLVFGNLEPDMIATLIIPAFFAVVFGFLAVGFGKGFRRGSSLFSKIISVVILGVIGLVAISIGSAVLVAILSEMTGNEHWPILVSVGGIVLANVIFFFLIGAPTPLGRKLMDGIEGLRIYLTLAEKDRMNTAGAPTMSPQHFEKLLPYAVALGVEKPWSSTFETWLASAAAGAAAGAYAPGWYSGSNSSNFGDRIGGFSSSMASTIASTIPAPKSSSSSSGFSGGSSGGGGGGGGGGGW, encoded by the coding sequence ATGCGGTGGTTCTCCGGCCTTGGCCTGGCGTTGCTTTTCTCCCTGTTGGCGGCGCTGCCCGCCGCTGCGGAGGAATATATCCGCTCCTATCATTCCGACATCCAGGTCGCGGAAAACGGCGACCTGACTGTCACCGAAACGATCATTGCCAATGCGGAAGGCGACAAGATCAAGCGCGGCCTGTTTCGCGACTTCCCGCTGACCATGACGGATGCGGCCGGCCGCACTGTGCGGGTCGGCTTCGAGGTCGTTTCCGTCACTCGCGACGGCCAGGCCGAGCCGTTCCACACGGAAAGCGTCACCGGCGGCATCCGCATCTATTCCGGCGACAAGGACGTGTTCCTGCAGGATGGCGAGCACACCTTCGTCTTCACCTACAAGACCGATCGGCAGATTCGCTATTTCGGCGACCACGACGAGCTCTACTGGAACGTCAACGGCAATGGCTGGGAGTTCCGCATCGCCCAGGCCTCGGCGCGGGTGATCCTGCCGGGCAGTGCGCGGATAACCCAGACCGTCGCCTATACGGGCCCGCTGGGATCCACCGCCCGCAATGCCCGCATGCAGGCGAACGGCAATCAGGCGGTCTTTACGACCACTCGGCCGCTCGGCATGCAGGAAGGCCTGACGATCGTCGCCGGCTTTCCCAAAAATGTCGTCGCTCCCCCTTCGAAAGATCAGGAAAGCGCCTGGTGGTGGCGCGACAACATCGGGACGATCATCTCGATCGTCGGCCTTGTCCTCGTCGTCGGTTACTATGCCGCGTTCTGGGTCCGCGTCGGTCGCGATCCGGATCGAGGCGTCGTCGTGCCGCGCTGGGATGCGCCGGAGGGGCTGTCGCCGGCTCTGGTCAACTACATCGACAACAAGGGCTTTTCCGGCAGCGGCTGGACGGCCTTCGCCGCAAGCGCGCTCGATCTGGCGGTCAAGGGTTACGTAACGCTGGAGGACCTCGCAGAAAAGATCGTCATCCGGCGCACCGACAAGGCCGTGCCGAGGGACGTGCCGATCGGCCAGGCCTCGATCCTCGGTTCCATCGGGGCCAAGGGGCAGGAACTGATCATCGACGAGGCGCACGGCACCACTGTCCAGTCGATCGGCGCGAGCTTCCGCCAGGCGATCGAGAAGGAACATCGCGGCAAATATTACAACGGCAACAAGGGCTATGTGATCGGCGGCGTCGTGTTGAGCGTGCTTTCCATCGTGGCTTTGCTGGTGTTCGGCAATCTCGAACCGGACATGATCGCCACGCTGATCATCCCGGCGTTTTTCGCCGTGGTCTTCGGTTTCCTTGCTGTTGGTTTCGGCAAGGGCTTCCGCCGCGGCTCGTCGCTGTTTTCGAAAATCATCTCGGTCGTTATCCTCGGCGTCATCGGCCTCGTTGCGATCTCGATCGGCTCGGCCGTCCTCGTGGCGATCCTGTCGGAGATGACCGGTAACGAGCATTGGCCGATCCTGGTCTCCGTCGGCGGCATCGTGCTCGCCAACGTCATCTTCTTCTTCCTGATCGGCGCCCCGACGCCGCTCGGCCGCAAGCTGATGGACGGCATCGAGGGCCTGCGCATCTATCTGACGCTTGCCGAAAAGGACCGGATGAACACGGCCGGCGCCCCCACCATGTCGCCGCAGCATTTCGAAAAGCTGCTGCCCTATGCGGTGGCGCTCGGCGTCGAAAAGCCGTGGAGCAGCACGTTCGAGACCTGGCTTGCGAGCGCTGCGGCAGGCGCTGCTGCCGGCGCCTATGCGCCCGGCTGGTATAGCGGCAGTAACAGTTCCAATTTCGGCGATCGCATCGGCGGCTTCTCCTCCTCGATGGCCTCCACCATCGCCTCGACCATCCCCGCCCCAAAATCCTCCTCGTCCTCCTCCGGCTTTTCCGGCGGTTCGTCCGGTGGCGGCGGAGGCGGAGGCGGAGGAGGCGGCTGGTAA
- the glyS gene encoding glycine--tRNA ligase subunit beta, producing MPDLLLELRSEEIPARMQRKAAGDLKKLVTDALVEAGLTYEGAREYWTPRRLTLDIRGLTARSADQREERKGPRTDAPEGAIAGFLRGAGLSSISEAQVVNDPKKGDFYVAIISKPGRPAEEIIAEVMPGIIRNFPWPKSMRWGAASMPKGARFAGIDGKGPESLRWVRPLQSIVCVFGPEHDETQVIPFEIDGLTASNVTYGHRFHAPDAITVRRFDDYVTSLEKAKVMLDADRRKDVILHDARDLAFANGLDLVEDEGLLEEVSGLVEWPHVLMGEFEEDYLEIPSEIIRLTIKTNQKCFVTRPQTGGEGLSNRFILISNIEAKDGGKEIMHGNGKVVRARLSDAKHFWTRDQGDMPDLDTLEASAAKFDLDLKKPLDQRMAKLDALNVTFHAKLGTQGERVARIRALAQELAKVTGADPVLVDRAAVLAKADLRTEAVGEFPELQGLMGRKYALLQGEDASVAAAIEDHWKPNGPSDRLPEDKVGLTIALADKLDTLVGFWAIDEKPTGSKDPYALRRAALGVVRILLERNVRLALSEAFRMAYVPNLYFHPGRTEEEIADRIYKPDLLSFFHDRLKVYLRDQGARHDLIDAVLTPDSDDLLLVARRVEALTAFITSEDGKNLLAGTKRAVQLLAAEEKKGTVVADGVSEELLKLDAEKALWAAVVVASKEASDAVASEDFRSAMEALSKLRVPVDTFFQDVLVNDEDTAIRANRLALLKAIREATATVADFSKISG from the coding sequence ATGCCCGATCTGCTTCTCGAACTCCGCTCGGAGGAAATTCCCGCCCGCATGCAGCGCAAGGCGGCGGGAGACCTGAAAAAGCTCGTCACCGACGCGCTGGTGGAAGCGGGCCTGACCTATGAGGGTGCGCGCGAATACTGGACGCCGCGCCGCCTGACGCTGGATATCCGCGGCCTGACGGCGCGTTCGGCGGATCAGCGCGAGGAGCGCAAGGGTCCGCGTACCGACGCGCCCGAAGGCGCCATCGCCGGCTTTTTGCGCGGCGCGGGTCTTTCGTCCATTTCGGAAGCGCAGGTCGTCAACGACCCGAAGAAGGGCGATTTCTATGTCGCCATCATCTCCAAGCCCGGCCGTCCGGCGGAAGAGATCATCGCCGAAGTGATGCCCGGCATCATCCGCAATTTCCCCTGGCCGAAATCGATGCGCTGGGGTGCCGCCTCGATGCCGAAGGGCGCCCGCTTCGCCGGCATCGACGGCAAAGGCCCGGAAAGCCTGCGCTGGGTGCGCCCGCTACAGTCGATCGTCTGCGTCTTCGGCCCGGAACATGACGAAACCCAGGTCATCCCCTTCGAGATCGACGGGCTGACCGCCAGCAACGTCACCTACGGCCACCGTTTCCACGCGCCCGACGCCATCACCGTGCGCCGTTTCGACGACTACGTGACGAGCCTCGAAAAGGCGAAGGTCATGCTCGATGCCGACCGCCGCAAGGACGTCATCCTGCACGACGCCCGCGACCTCGCCTTCGCCAACGGCCTCGACCTGGTCGAGGACGAAGGCCTGCTGGAAGAGGTCTCCGGCCTCGTCGAATGGCCGCACGTGCTGATGGGCGAGTTCGAAGAGGATTATCTCGAAATCCCCTCGGAAATCATCCGCCTGACCATCAAGACCAACCAGAAGTGCTTCGTCACCCGCCCGCAGACCGGCGGTGAGGGCCTCTCCAACCGCTTCATCCTGATCTCCAACATCGAGGCGAAGGACGGCGGCAAGGAAATCATGCACGGCAACGGCAAGGTCGTGCGCGCTCGTCTGTCGGACGCCAAGCATTTCTGGACCCGAGACCAGGGCGACATGCCCGACTTGGACACGCTGGAAGCATCCGCCGCGAAGTTCGATCTGGATCTCAAGAAGCCGCTCGACCAGCGCATGGCGAAGCTCGATGCGCTGAACGTGACGTTCCATGCCAAGCTCGGCACTCAGGGTGAGCGCGTTGCACGCATCCGGGCGCTGGCTCAGGAACTGGCGAAGGTCACCGGTGCCGATCCCGTTCTGGTTGATCGCGCCGCGGTTCTGGCCAAGGCCGATCTGCGCACCGAAGCTGTCGGCGAATTCCCTGAACTGCAGGGCCTGATGGGGCGCAAATACGCGCTGCTGCAGGGCGAGGATGCCTCCGTTGCCGCTGCCATCGAGGATCACTGGAAGCCGAACGGCCCGTCGGATCGTCTGCCCGAGGACAAGGTCGGCCTCACGATCGCGCTCGCGGACAAGCTCGACACGCTGGTTGGTTTCTGGGCGATCGACGAAAAGCCGACGGGGTCGAAGGATCCGTATGCGCTCCGTCGTGCAGCGCTGGGCGTGGTGCGGATTCTGTTGGAGCGGAATGTTCGGCTGGCGCTCAGCGAAGCTTTTCGAATGGCCTATGTTCCGAATCTCTATTTTCATCCTGGTAGGACGGAAGAAGAGATCGCGGATAGGATTTATAAGCCCGACCTCCTCTCCTTCTTCCACGACCGCCTCAAAGTCTACCTCCGCGATCAGGGCGCCCGCCACGACCTCATCGACGCCGTCCTGACACCGGACTCCGACGACCTCCTGCTGGTCGCCCGACGCGTCGAGGCGCTGACGGCGTTCATCACCTCCGAAGACGGCAAGAACCTGCTCGCTGGCACCAAACGCGCCGTGCAGCTGCTCGCCGCGGAGGAGAAGAAGGGCACCGTCGTCGCCGATGGCGTTTCGGAAGAGCTGTTGAAGCTCGATGCCGAAAAGGCGCTCTGGGCGGCGGTTGTCGTCGCCTCGAAGGAAGCGTCCGATGCCGTCGCCAGCGAAGACTTCCGCTCGGCCATGGAAGCCCTGTCGAAACTCCGTGTCCCGGTCGACACGTTCTTCCAGGACGTGCTCGTCAACGACGAGGACACGGCGATCCGCGCCAACCGCCTGGCGCTCCTGAAGGCCATCCGCGAAGCGACCGCGACTGTTGCTGATTTCTCGAAGATCAGCGGCTGA
- a CDS encoding methyl-accepting chemotaxis protein: protein MKNLRISNQLVLLVLALIAGFAVVTYFELQASTRAIYAERYGMLRTQVESGIGILKKFQQREAAGELTRPEAQKQAFAAVSAMSFQPDGYLFAYDYDVKMQMHPDPKKVGESGKGKPDSAGKLFRDEMVSVGRSGGGIIDYLSSTKPGEPDGNFAKSSYAKAFEPWQMVLATGVYTDDLQAQIRGMVLDALAIGALALIIALAAAYVVIRGITKPLTAVHGTLQAVADENVTIAIPHTDMSNEVGMMAKATQALQEKIRERHAMAARQESQRQELDRERQQNLDQQQQEAALQTRVVSTIGEALEALAHSDLTIRCADLGPRYETLRHNFNDALTHLEAAMAKVNAKGIDIGGSKEEIRRASNELSQRTERQAANLEETSAAIDELAVTVRQTAEGAHDAAQRVTSVSNEASRSDQIVSQAIAAMGGIEHSSEEISKIIGVIDDIAFQTNLLALNAGVEAARAGESGKGFAVVAQEVRELAQRSAAAAKEIKDQISRSSGQVQNGVRLVGEAGEALKRISDQVKSASEIVGKIAHSASEQDTTLRSISSSLNQLDAATQHNAAMAEETTASAEALAADTDELLTLIRSFRISTSQDTGYNTGAGSLNRVAQKMRRAG, encoded by the coding sequence ATGAAAAACCTGAGGATTTCAAACCAGCTCGTCCTGCTGGTTCTGGCCCTGATCGCCGGCTTCGCCGTCGTGACCTATTTCGAACTCCAGGCCTCGACGCGGGCTATCTATGCCGAGCGGTATGGAATGCTGCGGACCCAGGTGGAGTCCGGTATCGGCATCCTCAAGAAGTTCCAGCAGCGTGAGGCAGCCGGTGAGCTGACACGCCCGGAAGCCCAGAAACAGGCCTTCGCCGCCGTCTCCGCCATGAGCTTCCAGCCCGACGGCTATCTCTTCGCCTATGACTACGACGTGAAGATGCAGATGCATCCCGATCCGAAGAAGGTCGGCGAGAGCGGCAAGGGCAAACCCGATTCCGCCGGGAAACTGTTCCGCGACGAAATGGTCTCCGTTGGCAGATCCGGCGGCGGAATTATCGATTATTTGAGCTCGACCAAGCCCGGGGAGCCTGATGGCAACTTCGCGAAGAGCTCCTATGCGAAGGCATTCGAACCCTGGCAGATGGTGCTCGCGACAGGCGTCTATACCGATGACCTGCAGGCACAGATCCGCGGAATGGTGCTGGACGCACTCGCTATCGGCGCGCTCGCGTTGATCATCGCCCTTGCGGCTGCCTATGTGGTGATCCGCGGCATCACCAAGCCTCTGACCGCCGTGCATGGCACGCTTCAGGCTGTCGCCGACGAAAACGTCACGATCGCCATTCCGCATACGGACATGTCGAACGAAGTGGGCATGATGGCGAAGGCCACCCAGGCGCTGCAGGAAAAGATCCGCGAACGGCATGCCATGGCTGCACGCCAGGAAAGCCAGCGCCAGGAGCTCGACCGCGAGCGCCAGCAGAACCTCGACCAGCAGCAGCAGGAAGCCGCCCTGCAGACCCGCGTGGTTTCCACCATCGGTGAAGCGCTCGAAGCGCTCGCCCATAGCGACCTGACGATCCGCTGCGCCGATCTCGGCCCGCGTTACGAAACGCTGCGTCATAACTTCAACGATGCGCTTACGCATCTCGAAGCGGCGATGGCCAAGGTCAATGCCAAGGGTATCGATATCGGCGGCTCGAAGGAAGAGATCCGCCGCGCTTCGAACGAACTGTCGCAACGCACCGAACGCCAGGCCGCGAACCTCGAAGAGACCTCGGCGGCCATCGACGAACTCGCCGTCACCGTCCGCCAGACGGCCGAAGGCGCCCATGACGCGGCCCAGCGCGTGACTTCGGTCAGCAACGAAGCAAGCCGTTCCGACCAGATCGTTTCCCAGGCGATTGCAGCGATGGGTGGCATCGAGCATTCGTCGGAAGAGATCTCCAAGATCATCGGCGTCATCGACGACATCGCCTTCCAGACCAACCTGCTTGCCTTGAACGCAGGCGTCGAAGCCGCCCGCGCCGGGGAATCCGGCAAGGGTTTCGCGGTCGTCGCCCAGGAAGTCCGCGAACTCGCCCAGCGCTCCGCCGCTGCCGCCAAGGAGATCAAGGATCAGATCTCACGCTCATCCGGCCAGGTGCAGAACGGGGTGCGCCTCGTCGGCGAGGCGGGCGAAGCGCTGAAGCGGATTTCCGACCAGGTGAAGAGCGCCAGCGAGATCGTCGGCAAGATCGCCCATTCGGCCTCCGAACAGGACACGACGCTGCGCTCGATCTCGTCTTCGCTGAACCAGCTCGACGCGGCCACCCAGCACAATGCGGCGATGGCCGAAGAGACCACCGCCTCGGCCGAGGCGCTTGCCGCCGATACCGACGAACTCCTCACGCTAATCCGCAGCTTCCGGATCAGCACCAGCCAAGACACGGGCTACAATACCGGCGCGGGCAGCCTCAACCGTGTCGCACAGAAGATGCGCCGCGCAGGCTGA
- a CDS encoding methyl-accepting chemotaxis protein — MKNLKISHQLLAMVAVLMVAFTAVTYYQIRTSIASIYAERYEMLRTQVETGISILQSYYDREKSGELKREDAQKLAYATVAGIKYEPAGYIFGLNYDTVTQFHYNSKLIGVNQKGQPDKMGNLFREEMVAKGRAGGGVTTYFWDKPGMPADKVFEKAAYSRAFEPWQIIVGTGVYTDDLDAKINNTILEVVGIGFIAFLFALGVAFIVIRNITRPLAAVHTALQAVADEDVTSTIPHTEMSNEVGMMAQATQALQEKIRERHAMADREEKQKTELDRERQQNVDMQQQEAALQTRVVSTIGEALESLAQGDLTIRCSDLGPRYETLRHNFNEALAHLEAAMSKVNTKGIDIGGSKEEIRRASSELSQRTERQAANLEETSAALDELTVAVRQTAEGAHEAAQRVTSVSAEANRSDQIVAQAIDAMGGIEHSSEEISKIIGVIDDIAFQTNLLALNAGVEAARAGESGKGFAVVAQEVRELAQRSAAAAKEIKDQISRSSGQVQNGVRLVGEAGEALKRISDQVKAASDIVGKIAHSASEQDTTLRSISSSLNQLDAATQHNAAMAEETTASAEALAADTDELLSLISSFRISAGHNTGSSSLNRAAQKMRRAS; from the coding sequence ATGAAGAATCTCAAGATTTCCCACCAGTTATTGGCCATGGTGGCAGTGCTCATGGTGGCTTTTACCGCCGTCACCTACTATCAGATCCGCACGTCGATCGCCTCCATCTATGCCGAGCGCTACGAAATGCTGCGCACCCAGGTGGAAACGGGCATTTCCATCCTGCAATCCTATTACGACCGGGAAAAGTCGGGCGAGCTGAAGCGCGAGGACGCGCAGAAACTGGCTTACGCAACCGTGGCAGGGATCAAATACGAGCCGGCCGGCTACATCTTCGGCCTGAACTACGACACGGTGACGCAGTTCCACTATAATTCCAAACTGATCGGCGTGAACCAGAAGGGTCAGCCGGACAAGATGGGCAACCTGTTCCGCGAAGAGATGGTCGCCAAGGGCCGTGCCGGCGGCGGCGTCACCACCTATTTCTGGGACAAGCCCGGCATGCCGGCTGACAAGGTCTTTGAAAAGGCCGCCTATTCCCGCGCCTTCGAGCCTTGGCAGATCATTGTCGGCACGGGCGTTTACACCGACGACCTCGACGCCAAGATCAACAACACGATCCTGGAAGTGGTCGGCATCGGCTTCATCGCCTTCCTGTTTGCACTCGGCGTCGCCTTCATCGTCATCCGCAACATCACCAGGCCGCTCGCCGCCGTGCACACGGCCCTGCAGGCCGTCGCCGACGAAGACGTCACCTCGACGATCCCGCATACGGAAATGTCGAACGAAGTGGGCATGATGGCGCAAGCCACCCAGGCGCTGCAGGAAAAGATCCGCGAACGCCATGCCATGGCCGATCGCGAGGAAAAACAGAAGACGGAGCTCGACCGCGAGCGCCAGCAGAACGTCGACATGCAGCAGCAGGAAGCCGCGCTGCAGACTCGCGTGGTCTCCACCATCGGCGAGGCGCTGGAATCACTCGCCCAGGGCGACCTGACGATCCGCTGCAGCGATCTCGGGCCGCGTTACGAGACGCTCCGCCACAACTTCAACGAAGCGCTCGCCCATCTCGAAGCGGCCATGAGCAAGGTCAATACCAAGGGCATCGACATCGGCGGTTCGAAGGAAGAAATCCGCCGCGCCTCGAGCGAGTTGTCGCAACGCACCGAACGCCAGGCCGCCAATCTCGAGGAGACGTCCGCGGCTCTCGACGAACTCACCGTCGCCGTTCGCCAGACGGCAGAAGGCGCGCATGAAGCGGCCCAGCGCGTCACCTCCGTCAGCGCCGAGGCCAACCGCTCCGACCAGATCGTCGCCCAGGCGATCGACGCGATGGGCGGCATCGAACATTCGTCGGAAGAGATCTCCAAGATCATCGGCGTGATCGACGACATCGCCTTCCAGACCAACCTGCTTGCCCTCAATGCCGGCGTCGAAGCCGCCCGCGCCGGGGAGTCCGGCAAGGGTTTCGCGGTCGTCGCCCAGGAAGTCCGCGAACTCGCCCAGCGCTCCGCCGCTGCCGCCAAGGAGATCAAGGACCAGATCTCGCGCTCATCCGGCCAGGTGCAGAACGGCGTGCGCCTCGTCGGCGAGGCGGGCGAAGCCCTGAAGCGGATCTCCGACCAGGTGAAGGCGGCGAGCGACATCGTCGGCAAGATCGCCCATTCGGCTTCCGAACAGGACACGACGCTGCGCTCGATCTCGTCTTCGCTGAACCAGCTCGACGCGGCGACCCAGCACAATGCGGCGATGGCCGAAGAAACCACCGCCTCGGCCGAAGCGCTTGCCGCCGACACGGATGAATTGCTGAGCCTGATCAGCAGCTTCCGCATCAGTGCAGGCCACAATACCGGCTCGAGCAGCCTCAACCGTGCCGCACAGAAAATGCGCCGTGCGAGCTAA
- a CDS encoding plant virulence effector HPE1-like domain-containing protein, whose product MRLVLATALVFASGSAFASSITVINSTHQPGVSIVTKNCASCPVAVAPKSEEAAYKVPDLPTGTQKTEIIEINGEKKLARTEAWLGGSPVIHVSKLPKWMAEEKAIAELHPTTNGSTQTEIVAAEAPDDGIDTDAMTSAVKTIGEASVGIAEASLAPKPLALDMFELRTNRF is encoded by the coding sequence ATGCGTCTCGTTCTGGCTACAGCTCTGGTGTTTGCAAGCGGTTCCGCTTTCGCGTCGTCGATCACGGTGATCAACAGCACGCATCAGCCAGGCGTCAGTATCGTCACCAAGAACTGCGCAAGCTGCCCGGTCGCCGTGGCCCCGAAATCCGAGGAGGCGGCCTACAAGGTTCCCGATCTGCCGACAGGCACCCAGAAGACAGAAATCATCGAGATCAACGGTGAGAAGAAGCTGGCGCGCACCGAAGCCTGGCTCGGCGGCTCGCCGGTAATCCATGTCAGCAAGCTGCCCAAATGGATGGCCGAGGAAAAGGCCATTGCCGAGCTTCACCCGACGACCAACGGCTCGACCCAGACGGAGATCGTCGCCGCCGAGGCACCGGATGACGGCATCGATACCGACGCCATGACCAGTGCCGTGAAGACAATCGGCGAGGCGTCGGTCGGAATTGCCGAAGCTTCGCTCGCGCCGAAGCCGCTGGCCCTCGACATGTTCGAACTGCGCACCAACCGGTTCTAA
- the purD gene encoding phosphoribosylamine--glycine ligase yields the protein MKVLLIGSGGREHALAWKLAQSPKLGKLYAAPGNPGIADHAELVSLDIDDHAAVAAFCLDNAIDLVVVGPEAPLVAGLADRLRAKGIATFGPSAAAAQLEGSKGFTKDLCARYDIPTGAYRRFTDAAEAKAYVREQGAPIVVKADGLAAGKGVTVAMVLDEALAAIDDCFDGAFGSAGAEVVVEAYLDGEEASFFCLSDGRTALALATAQDHKRVGDGDTGPNTGGMGAYSPAPVMTPDMVARTMKEIIEPTIRGMAESGHPFTGVFFAGLMITAKGPELIEYNVRFGDPECQVLMMRLKSDLLDLLHAAATETLDQVSAEWSDDVALTVVMASKGYPGVYDKGTPIAHLPEDAAGGKIFHAGTALKDGKLVATGGRVLNVTATAGTVADAQARAYKLLDQVQWENGFCRRDIGWQAVAREQN from the coding sequence ATGAAGGTTCTCTTGATCGGTTCGGGTGGACGCGAGCACGCGCTCGCCTGGAAACTCGCCCAGTCTCCGAAACTCGGCAAACTCTACGCCGCCCCCGGCAATCCCGGCATCGCCGACCATGCCGAACTCGTATCGCTCGACATCGACGATCATGCCGCCGTCGCGGCCTTCTGCCTCGACAACGCAATCGATCTCGTCGTCGTCGGGCCGGAAGCGCCGCTCGTGGCCGGACTTGCGGACCGTCTCCGCGCCAAGGGCATTGCGACCTTCGGTCCTTCCGCAGCCGCCGCCCAGCTCGAAGGCTCGAAGGGTTTCACCAAGGACCTCTGCGCCCGCTACGATATCCCGACCGGCGCCTATCGCCGCTTCACCGATGCGGCCGAGGCCAAGGCCTATGTGCGCGAACAGGGCGCGCCGATCGTCGTGAAGGCAGACGGGCTTGCCGCCGGCAAGGGCGTCACCGTCGCCATGGTGCTCGACGAGGCGCTTGCTGCAATCGACGACTGTTTCGACGGCGCCTTCGGGTCGGCCGGTGCCGAGGTGGTGGTGGAAGCCTATCTGGACGGGGAGGAGGCGAGCTTCTTCTGCCTGTCCGACGGCAGGACGGCGCTGGCGCTGGCGACGGCCCAGGACCACAAGCGGGTCGGCGACGGCGATACCGGCCCCAATACCGGCGGCATGGGCGCCTATTCGCCCGCTCCCGTCATGACGCCGGACATGGTCGCGCGCACCATGAAGGAGATCATCGAGCCAACGATCCGCGGCATGGCCGAAAGTGGGCATCCCTTTACCGGCGTGTTCTTCGCGGGCCTGATGATCACCGCCAAGGGTCCGGAACTGATCGAATACAATGTCCGCTTCGGCGACCCCGAATGCCAGGTGCTGATGATGCGGCTGAAGAGCGACCTGCTCGATCTGCTCCATGCGGCAGCGACCGAGACGCTGGACCAGGTTTCCGCCGAGTGGAGCGACGACGTGGCGCTGACCGTGGTGATGGCCTCCAAGGGATATCCCGGCGTCTACGACAAGGGCACCCCGATTGCCCACCTGCCGGAGGATGCTGCCGGCGGGAAGATCTTCCACGCCGGGACGGCCCTCAAGGACGGCAAACTTGTCGCAACCGGCGGCCGTGTGCTGAACGTCACGGCGACCGCCGGAACCGTCGCGGATGCGCAGGCGCGCGCCTACAAGCTCTTGGACCAGGTCCAATGGGAAAACGGCTTCTGCCGCCGCGATATCGGCTGGCAGGCGGTGGCGCGCGAACAGAACTGA